In one window of Dokdonia sp. PRO95 DNA:
- a CDS encoding hotdog fold thioesterase, whose translation MKNSKEEVLARLAESCKNTLMETLDITYIDFGEDFLVAQMPVTPKVHQPDGVLHGGAMVALAESVGSAASFMFLNQEHTIRGIEISANHVKSKRDGMVYAKATFIHKGRTTQLWNIDVVDENDALISKCKLTTIALPRK comes from the coding sequence ATGAAAAATAGTAAAGAAGAAGTACTAGCACGTCTAGCAGAGAGTTGTAAAAATACTTTAATGGAAACCTTAGATATTACTTATATCGATTTTGGAGAGGATTTTCTTGTAGCACAAATGCCTGTAACTCCAAAAGTGCATCAGCCTGATGGAGTGCTGCATGGAGGTGCTATGGTTGCACTTGCAGAGAGTGTAGGGAGCGCGGCTAGTTTTATGTTTCTCAATCAGGAGCATACCATTAGAGGTATCGAAATCTCGGCAAATCATGTGAAGAGCAAACGTGATGGGATGGTTTATGCAAAAGCTACATTTATACACAAAGGCAGAACCACCCAGCTTTGGAACATCGATGTGGTAGATGAAAATGATGCCCTTATATCTAAATGTAAATTGACTACAATCGCATTGCCTAGGAAGTAA
- a CDS encoding DUF4294 domain-containing protein encodes MRIHNLLYIIVFIAGLAQAQETPVDSTEVEIEYYIIQGDTIPRSAIDLNEVIVFKRLKFDNKQDRRRYLILRRKTRKVFPYAKLAADRLVALNNRLDSIEGKRARKKYTKIIHKYLEGEFSAELKKLTRTEGQILIKLIHRQTGETAFELIKRLRSGWRAFWYNTTASAFDISLKREFNPEQEQEDYLIEDILQRSFQSGILEPQPSVLDFKFLELSDKWKNKGVE; translated from the coding sequence ATGCGTATACATAATCTCCTATATATAATAGTATTCATAGCAGGGCTTGCACAAGCTCAAGAAACTCCTGTAGATTCAACAGAAGTTGAAATTGAATATTACATAATTCAAGGAGACACCATTCCAAGGAGCGCTATAGATCTTAATGAGGTAATCGTTTTTAAAAGGCTAAAATTTGATAATAAGCAAGACCGAAGACGATACTTAATACTACGCCGTAAAACCAGAAAGGTTTTTCCTTATGCAAAACTCGCTGCAGATAGGCTGGTCGCGCTTAATAATAGACTTGACTCCATAGAAGGAAAACGTGCTAGAAAGAAATACACAAAAATCATTCATAAGTACCTAGAAGGCGAATTTTCAGCAGAGCTTAAGAAACTCACACGCACAGAAGGGCAAATACTTATTAAACTCATACATCGTCAAACAGGTGAGACAGCCTTCGAGTTAATAAAGAGACTACGCAGTGGCTGGAGAGCATTTTGGTATAACACCACCGCAAGCGCTTTTGATATTTCACTTAAGAGAGAATTCAATCCAGAACAAGAACAAGAGGATTACCTTATAGAAGATATACTACAGCGTTCTTTTCAATCAGGTATACTTGAGCCGCAGCCTAGTGTGTTAGATTTTAAATTTCTCGAATTATCAGATAAGTGGAAGAATAAAGGAGTAGAGTAG
- a CDS encoding 1,4-dihydroxy-2-naphthoyl-CoA synthase: protein MDKPNWQTAKEYKDITYKKSNGVARIAFNRPDVRNAFRPNTTKELYDAFYDANEDTSIGVVLLSAEGPSSKDGVYSFCSGGDQKARGKEGYVGEDGYHRLNILEVQRLIRFMPKAVIAVVPGWAVGGGHSLHVVCDLTLASKEHAIFKQTDADVTSFDGGYGSAYLAKMVGQKKAREIFFLGRNYSAQEAYEMGMVNAVIPHAELEDTAYEWAQEILAKSPISIKMLKFAMNLTDDGMVGQQVFAGEATRLAYMTDEAVEGRNAFLEKRAPNFDKKWIP, encoded by the coding sequence ATGGATAAGCCAAACTGGCAAACAGCCAAAGAATATAAAGACATAACTTACAAAAAGAGTAACGGTGTTGCTCGCATAGCCTTTAATAGACCAGACGTGCGCAACGCGTTTAGGCCTAATACCACAAAGGAATTATATGATGCCTTTTATGATGCAAATGAAGATACATCTATAGGAGTAGTGTTACTCTCTGCCGAGGGACCATCTTCTAAAGACGGCGTCTATAGTTTTTGCTCTGGTGGAGATCAAAAAGCACGTGGTAAAGAAGGTTATGTAGGTGAAGATGGATATCATAGATTAAATATACTTGAGGTGCAACGTCTCATACGTTTTATGCCTAAGGCAGTAATTGCTGTTGTCCCAGGATGGGCAGTAGGAGGTGGGCATAGCCTGCACGTAGTTTGTGACTTAACTCTTGCAAGTAAGGAACACGCTATTTTTAAACAAACAGATGCAGATGTAACTTCTTTTGACGGTGGATACGGAAGTGCTTACCTCGCAAAAATGGTAGGTCAAAAGAAAGCGAGAGAGATTTTCTTCTTAGGTAGAAACTATTCTGCTCAAGAGGCTTATGAGATGGGGATGGTAAATGCAGTGATACCTCACGCAGAGCTAGAAGATACTGCCTACGAGTGGGCGCAAGAGATTCTTGCAAAATCACCTATTTCTATAAAGATGCTCAAATTTGCAATGAACCTTACAGATGACGGTATGGTGGGACAACAAGTTTTTGCTGGAGAGGCTACACGTCTAGCATATATGACAGATGAGGCCGTAGAGGGTAGAAATGCATTTTTAGAAAAAAGAGCACCTAACTTTGATAAGAAGTGGATTCCTTAA
- the menD gene encoding 2-succinyl-5-enolpyruvyl-6-hydroxy-3-cyclohexene-1-carboxylic-acid synthase: MIHSKIPVAQSIVHLCLSKGIDTVIISPGSRNAPLTIEFTKNPNIKAYSIVDERCAAFVALGIAQQSRKPVAIVCTSGSALLNYYPAISEAFYSDIPLIAISADRPIERIDIGDGQTIRQKNVFENHILYSANLYSELVPTDEVTDTKVAQKIKESQRHNDQEINKALNIAIEQSGPVHINVPFYEPLYEMTDVAIAKPIEVAPHKIIGELSLDELQPYMDSWSKATRKLVIIGVQEPDMMDQSLLDMLGNDPSVIVFTETTSNVSHPNFFTRIDNIIGSLDDDGFKALQPDIVLTFGGMVVSKKVKAFLRNYQPQQHWHVDTKKAYDTYFCLNKHFETSASHFLESLREHTSYSQSPYQKEWLAVREKRDILHTEYINQMEWCDFKAFDHILSEIPDHSMLQLGNSSTVRYAQLFDINKTLEVYCNRGTSGIDGSTSTAIGAAMVSAKPTTLITGELSFFYDSNALWNKNIPQDFKIIVINNSGGGIFRILPNKDKNTDNFDEFFETTHDLSAEKLCEMYNFKYLKADSEEGCAFAKAELYASNDKPTLLEIFTPRKINDKVLLDYFNFIK; the protein is encoded by the coding sequence ATGATCCACTCTAAAATTCCTGTAGCACAATCTATCGTTCACCTTTGCTTAAGTAAAGGAATTGATACGGTTATTATATCTCCAGGGTCCCGTAACGCACCGCTCACTATTGAGTTTACAAAAAATCCAAATATAAAAGCATACAGCATTGTAGATGAGCGTTGTGCAGCCTTTGTAGCTTTAGGAATAGCACAGCAATCTAGAAAACCTGTGGCTATTGTATGTACTTCGGGTAGTGCTTTACTTAATTACTATCCAGCAATCTCTGAAGCTTTTTATAGTGATATACCGCTTATCGCTATAAGTGCAGATAGACCTATTGAACGTATAGATATAGGAGATGGACAGACGATAAGGCAGAAGAACGTTTTTGAAAATCACATTTTGTATTCGGCAAATTTATATTCAGAATTAGTGCCTACAGACGAGGTTACGGATACTAAGGTTGCCCAGAAAATAAAGGAAAGCCAGCGACATAATGATCAAGAGATTAATAAAGCGCTCAATATTGCGATTGAACAATCTGGGCCAGTACATATTAATGTTCCTTTTTACGAGCCTTTGTATGAGATGACAGATGTGGCGATAGCAAAACCTATAGAAGTAGCACCTCACAAAATTATTGGTGAGTTATCTCTAGACGAGTTACAGCCATATATGGATAGCTGGAGTAAAGCAACGCGTAAGCTTGTAATTATTGGCGTTCAGGAACCTGATATGATGGATCAATCATTACTTGATATGCTAGGCAATGATCCAAGTGTTATTGTGTTTACAGAGACTACTTCAAATGTTTCTCATCCTAATTTTTTTACGCGCATAGATAACATTATAGGTAGTCTGGATGATGACGGCTTTAAAGCATTGCAGCCAGATATTGTATTAACCTTTGGAGGAATGGTAGTTTCAAAAAAGGTAAAAGCTTTTCTTAGAAATTACCAGCCACAACAACACTGGCATGTAGATACCAAGAAAGCTTATGATACTTATTTCTGTCTCAATAAGCACTTTGAAACATCTGCCTCTCACTTTTTAGAAAGCCTGAGAGAGCACACTTCTTACTCTCAAAGCCCTTACCAAAAGGAATGGCTCGCTGTAAGGGAAAAACGCGATATACTGCATACAGAGTATATCAATCAAATGGAATGGTGCGATTTTAAGGCATTTGACCATATTCTCAGTGAGATTCCAGATCACTCAATGCTGCAACTAGGTAATAGTAGTACTGTGAGATACGCTCAGCTTTTTGATATCAATAAAACCCTTGAGGTGTATTGTAATAGAGGAACTAGTGGTATAGATGGAAGCACCAGTACGGCAATAGGAGCTGCTATGGTAAGTGCAAAACCTACTACACTCATTACTGGAGAGCTAAGTTTTTTTTATGATAGTAATGCGCTGTGGAACAAGAATATCCCGCAAGATTTCAAAATCATCGTTATTAACAACAGTGGAGGAGGTATTTTCCGCATCTTGCCTAACAAGGATAAGAACACAGATAACTTTGATGAGTTTTTTGAAACTACGCATGATCTTTCGGCAGAGAAATTATGTGAGATGTATAATTTTAAGTACTTAAAAGCAGATAGTGAGGAAGGTTGCGCTTTCGCGAAAGCGGAGTTATATGCATCTAACGATAAACCTACATTGCTTGAAATCTTCACACCGCGCAAAATCAACGATAAAGTGTTACTCGATTACTTTAACTTTATCAAGTAA
- a CDS encoding DUF2853 family protein encodes MSKREELIAKYADDLKNKCGVTPDMDFLTKVTIGCGPSIYNKDSSTVSGGSATEIATVKNNFLIKKLGLADSADLDKAIDSVLETYGKSNRNKYRAVVYYMLAKHFKKESVYK; translated from the coding sequence ATGAGCAAAAGAGAAGAACTCATCGCTAAGTATGCAGATGATTTAAAAAACAAATGTGGAGTAACTCCAGATATGGATTTCCTTACAAAAGTAACAATAGGATGTGGACCGTCTATCTATAATAAAGACTCATCTACAGTTTCTGGAGGTAGTGCTACAGAAATCGCTACTGTGAAGAATAACTTCTTAATAAAAAAGCTAGGTCTTGCAGATAGCGCAGACTTAGATAAGGCTATCGATAGTGTTCTTGAAACATACGGAAAGTCTAACCGTAATAAATATCGTGCCGTAGTATACTATATGCTAGCTAAGCACTTTAAAAAAGAGTCTGTTTACAAATAG
- a CDS encoding GNAT family protein yields the protein MKVKTLENERAKLLALENYHYSDLLPLSQEVDLNAYGGSDISTGPKLTAYIKDAIKRQSLGTALPFIIFDKKHGKFAGSTRFGNIDALNKVVHIGWTWLGEDFRGSGLNLHVKFLMLRYAFEKLRYERVEFRIDERNTRSRKAVEKLGATLEGIMRKDIITKNGRRRNSCCYSILKEEWEEIKNTRFIDILDSKEE from the coding sequence ATGAAAGTAAAGACATTAGAAAACGAAAGAGCTAAATTACTTGCCTTAGAAAATTATCACTACAGTGATCTTCTTCCACTATCACAAGAAGTCGATCTTAACGCTTATGGCGGTTCAGACATATCTACTGGGCCTAAACTTACAGCTTATATAAAAGACGCGATTAAAAGGCAATCTCTAGGAACTGCTTTACCATTTATAATTTTTGATAAAAAACATGGCAAATTTGCTGGATCTACTCGATTTGGTAACATAGACGCCTTAAATAAAGTAGTTCATATAGGATGGACGTGGCTTGGAGAAGATTTTCGCGGAAGCGGTCTTAACTTACATGTTAAGTTTCTCATGTTACGTTATGCCTTTGAAAAGCTACGTTATGAACGCGTAGAATTTCGTATTGATGAGCGTAATACTCGCTCAAGAAAAGCGGTAGAAAAACTAGGCGCAACGCTTGAAGGTATTATGCGCAAGGATATTATTACAAAGAATGGCAGACGCCGTAATTCTTGTTGTTATTCTATTCTCAAAGAAGAATGGGAAGAAATTAAGAACACGCGATTTATTGATATTCTGGATAGTAAAGAAGAGTAG
- a CDS encoding chorismate-binding protein — translation MNSTDFFNHIEEHFESTLPFVVYRKPNQEKIHALLQDDEILHEVNDFSESGFVFAPFDASTSETVLIPTEESFVMELDSFENDILLDAETIVVNHTKEDRAAHIDLVRKGIKAIADTVMKKVVLSRKQNIPHNYESPVEIFKRLLGTYKTAFVYCWYHPKVGLWLGATPETLLSINNRRLHTMSLAGTQKTSTSSHVVWGAKEREEQQFVTDSIVENLSTLVNDLQVSDVMTQQAGTLLHLKTDISAIINENETSIAAVINALHPTPAVCGLPKNEAKDFILNHEGYERSYYTGFLGELNYKTEKKRASTRRNVENLAYSTIKKHTLLFVNLRCMEVDASGAQLYVGGGVTASSDAVAEWEETVNKLQTIAKVLRTT, via the coding sequence ATGAATAGCACAGACTTTTTTAACCATATCGAAGAGCATTTTGAAAGTACATTGCCATTTGTGGTGTACAGAAAACCTAATCAAGAAAAGATTCATGCGCTTTTACAAGATGATGAAATTCTTCATGAGGTAAATGACTTCTCAGAAAGTGGCTTTGTGTTTGCTCCTTTTGATGCATCTACTTCAGAGACTGTCTTGATTCCTACAGAAGAGTCTTTTGTTATGGAACTAGATTCTTTTGAAAATGATATACTGCTAGATGCAGAAACAATCGTTGTTAATCACACAAAAGAAGATCGTGCAGCACATATTGACTTAGTAAGAAAAGGAATTAAGGCCATAGCAGATACGGTTATGAAGAAAGTTGTGCTTTCGCGAAAGCAAAACATACCGCATAACTATGAATCTCCTGTGGAGATTTTCAAGCGATTACTTGGGACTTATAAAACTGCATTTGTGTATTGCTGGTATCATCCTAAGGTAGGTTTATGGCTAGGGGCTACTCCGGAAACATTGTTATCTATAAATAATAGACGTTTGCATACCATGTCGCTAGCTGGAACACAGAAAACAAGCACTAGCTCTCATGTGGTCTGGGGAGCAAAAGAAAGAGAGGAACAACAATTTGTGACAGATTCTATTGTTGAAAATCTATCAACGCTTGTAAATGACCTTCAAGTTTCTGATGTAATGACTCAGCAAGCAGGAACTTTGCTGCACCTTAAAACAGATATTTCTGCAATCATCAATGAAAATGAAACAAGCATAGCTGCTGTAATAAATGCTTTACACCCCACACCAGCCGTTTGCGGACTACCAAAAAATGAAGCAAAAGATTTCATTCTTAATCATGAAGGATATGAACGTTCTTATTATACAGGGTTCTTAGGAGAACTTAATTATAAAACAGAAAAAAAGAGAGCAAGTACACGTAGGAATGTTGAGAATCTAGCGTATAGCACCATAAAAAAGCATACACTCTTATTTGTAAACCTACGATGTATGGAAGTAGATGCTAGTGGAGCACAGTTATATGTAGGTGGAGGAGTAACCGCCTCAAGTGATGCTGTTGCAGAGTGGGAGGAAACCGTAAATAAGCTTCAAACCATAGCAAAAGTACTACGTACTACATAA
- the mtaB gene encoding tRNA (N(6)-L-threonylcarbamoyladenosine(37)-C(2))-methylthiotransferase MtaB has product MSSTKKVAFYTLGCKLNFSETSTIARSFGQEGFDKVEFSEPADVYVINTCSVTENADKRFKSIVKQAQKVNPEGVTVAVGCYAQLKPEELAAVDGVDLVLGATEKFNVTSYINDLLDNPDRSKEGGEVHACEIQDADFYVSSYSIGDRTRAFLKVQDGCDYKCTYCTIPLARGISRSDTLQNVLDNASKIAAQGIKEIVLTGVNIGDYGKGEFGNKKHEHTFLELVQELDKVEGIERLRISSIEPNLLKNETIDVVSKSRTFVPHFHIPLQSGSNKILGLMRRRYQRELYVDRVAKIKEVMPHACIGVDVIVGFPGETDEDFLETYNFLTSLDISYLHVFTYSERDNTPAAAMDGVVPKKVRSKRSKMLRGLSAKMRRAFYESQLNSTRTVLFESENKEGYIHGFTENYVKVKSPWNPELVNTLHEVELTSIDDDGMVRFEFTKVEV; this is encoded by the coding sequence ATGTCCTCTACAAAGAAAGTCGCATTTTATACATTAGGTTGTAAACTCAATTTTTCAGAGACTAGTACTATTGCTCGTAGTTTTGGACAGGAAGGTTTTGATAAAGTCGAGTTTTCTGAGCCTGCAGATGTCTATGTGATAAATACATGTAGTGTGACAGAAAATGCAGATAAGCGTTTTAAGTCTATTGTAAAACAAGCTCAAAAAGTAAATCCAGAAGGAGTCACTGTCGCAGTAGGTTGTTATGCACAACTCAAGCCAGAAGAGCTTGCTGCTGTAGATGGTGTAGATCTCGTTCTTGGAGCGACAGAGAAGTTTAATGTTACTAGCTATATAAACGATTTACTAGATAATCCAGATAGATCTAAGGAAGGTGGAGAAGTGCACGCTTGTGAGATTCAAGATGCAGATTTCTATGTAAGTTCTTATTCTATAGGAGATAGAACTCGTGCCTTTCTAAAGGTGCAAGATGGCTGTGATTATAAATGCACCTATTGTACCATACCACTCGCTAGAGGTATTTCTAGAAGTGATACATTACAAAATGTACTCGATAACGCTTCAAAAATAGCTGCGCAAGGTATAAAAGAGATTGTGCTTACTGGAGTTAATATAGGAGATTACGGTAAGGGTGAATTTGGTAATAAAAAACACGAGCATACTTTTTTAGAACTTGTACAAGAACTTGATAAAGTAGAAGGAATAGAACGCTTAAGAATATCTTCCATAGAGCCTAATCTTCTTAAGAATGAAACAATAGATGTGGTGTCTAAGTCACGCACTTTTGTACCTCATTTTCACATTCCACTGCAGAGTGGAAGTAACAAGATTCTTGGGTTAATGCGTCGTCGTTATCAACGAGAGCTGTATGTAGACCGTGTTGCTAAAATAAAGGAGGTTATGCCCCACGCTTGTATAGGTGTAGATGTAATCGTAGGTTTTCCAGGAGAAACAGATGAGGATTTTCTAGAAACGTATAATTTCCTTACTAGTTTAGACATCTCTTACCTACACGTCTTCACGTACTCAGAACGTGATAATACTCCTGCAGCTGCAATGGATGGCGTAGTTCCCAAAAAAGTGCGAAGTAAACGTAGTAAAATGTTACGAGGACTTTCAGCCAAAATGCGTAGAGCATTCTATGAGTCTCAATTAAACAGCACGCGTACTGTACTTTTTGAAAGTGAGAATAAGGAAGGCTACATTCACGGGTTTACAGAAAATTACGTAAAAGTAAAATCTCCTTGGAATCCAGAACTTGTAAATACATTGCATGAGGTGGAGCTAACTTCCATAGACGATGATGGAATGGTAAGATTTGAATTTACAAAAGTTGAGGTGTAG
- a CDS encoding DUF6095 family protein: protein MHTNKEKLAKGVKLMGGTLLLLVTAPIILNSSFKNQDHPMFIPILGIGIILFVAAIYFGFKGIKMLMKALFND, encoded by the coding sequence ATGCACACAAATAAAGAAAAGCTTGCCAAAGGTGTTAAGCTTATGGGAGGAACCCTTTTATTATTAGTTACAGCACCTATAATTCTTAACTCTTCCTTTAAAAATCAGGATCACCCGATGTTTATTCCTATTCTAGGCATAGGGATAATACTATTTGTAGCTGCTATTTATTTTGGATTCAAGGGAATAAAAATGCTTATGAAGGCATTATTTAATGATTAA
- a CDS encoding C1 family peptidase encodes MKKVLLSIVVVFAFAKAYYAQENTTGSYIFTDTIDLQATPVISQGVTGTCWSFSTSSFLESEIARLTGKMVDLSEMYTVRNTYPAKAENYVMRQGKAQFSEGGLAHDVINSVTRYGLAPNSAYTGLTLTDTKHNHAEMVAVIHSMLDTYIDNPGRTLSKKWKTAVDKVLDVYLGENINNFSYDGKTYTPKEFAKEMKIVPTDYVTLTSFTHQPFYKSFILNIPDNFSNGAMYNVPLDEFVSNIDNALSNGYTVTLDCDVSELSFSSKHGVAVIPDNESNKKLAVLGPEQEKTITQQYRQDEFENYNTTDDHLMHITGKATDQNGNVYYKVKNSWGTDSGRTKYDGYIYMSVPYIRLKAISVIMHKEGLSKQISRKIRF; translated from the coding sequence ATGAAAAAAGTACTACTAAGTATTGTGGTTGTTTTTGCTTTCGCAAAAGCGTATTACGCACAAGAAAACACTACGGGTTCCTACATTTTTACAGATACTATTGATTTACAGGCTACACCAGTCATAAGTCAAGGAGTAACAGGAACGTGCTGGAGTTTTAGTACATCTTCATTTTTAGAAAGCGAGATTGCTAGACTTACTGGTAAAATGGTAGATCTTTCAGAAATGTACACAGTAAGGAATACTTACCCGGCAAAAGCTGAAAATTATGTAATGCGTCAAGGAAAGGCTCAATTTTCTGAAGGCGGACTCGCGCACGATGTCATTAATAGTGTTACGCGTTATGGCCTAGCACCAAACAGCGCCTACACCGGTCTGACACTTACAGATACTAAACATAACCACGCCGAAATGGTGGCTGTTATACATAGTATGCTAGACACTTATATAGATAATCCAGGAAGAACATTAAGCAAAAAGTGGAAAACCGCAGTAGATAAGGTGCTGGATGTTTATCTAGGTGAGAATATTAATAATTTTTCTTATGATGGTAAAACGTACACTCCTAAAGAGTTTGCGAAGGAAATGAAGATAGTGCCTACCGATTATGTAACACTAACTTCTTTTACTCACCAGCCATTTTACAAATCATTCATCCTTAATATTCCTGATAACTTTTCTAATGGAGCGATGTATAATGTACCGCTAGATGAGTTTGTTTCAAATATAGATAACGCATTAAGCAACGGTTATACAGTAACGCTAGATTGTGATGTGAGTGAGTTATCTTTTTCTTCAAAACACGGTGTAGCTGTAATACCAGATAATGAAAGTAATAAGAAACTCGCTGTACTAGGACCGGAGCAAGAAAAAACAATTACACAACAATACCGTCAAGATGAGTTTGAAAACTATAATACTACAGATGACCACTTGATGCATATCACAGGGAAAGCAACAGATCAAAATGGTAATGTCTATTATAAAGTAAAAAACTCGTGGGGTACAGACTCTGGAAGAACGAAGTATGATGGCTACATATATATGAGTGTGCCCTACATACGTCTCAAGGCCATCTCTGTGATTATGCATAAAGAAGGGCTATCAAAACAAATTTCTAGAAAGATTCGTTTTTAA
- a CDS encoding M42 family metallopeptidase, with the protein MASKSILNKKSLDFLESYLNNAAPTGYEWDGQKLWMDYLKPYVDEFITDTYGTAVAVINPEAKYKVVIEGHADEISWYVNYIADNGLIYVIRNGGSDHQIAPSKIVNVHTKNGIVKGVFGWPAIHTRNKAKEEAPKPDNIFIDIGAKDKEEVEKMGVHVGCVITYPDTFHILNDDKFVCRAIDNRAGGFMIAEVARLLHENKKKLPFGLYITNSVQEEIGLRGAQMIAERIKPDVAIVTDVTHDTTTPMIDMKKQGHAEIGKGPVVAYAPAVQQKLRDRITETAEKKEIPFQRAALSRATGTDTDAFAYSGSGVASALISLPLRYMHTTVEMVHREDVENVIKLIYETLLTIEDGETFSYFE; encoded by the coding sequence ATGGCTTCAAAAAGCATTTTAAATAAAAAGTCTCTAGACTTTCTTGAGAGTTACCTCAACAACGCAGCCCCTACAGGCTATGAGTGGGATGGACAGAAATTATGGATGGATTATCTTAAACCATATGTAGATGAGTTTATCACAGATACCTACGGTACGGCGGTTGCGGTAATAAATCCTGAGGCAAAATATAAGGTTGTAATAGAAGGTCACGCAGATGAAATCTCTTGGTATGTAAATTACATAGCAGATAATGGTCTTATCTATGTAATACGCAATGGTGGTAGTGATCACCAGATTGCACCTTCTAAGATTGTAAACGTGCATACTAAAAACGGAATTGTAAAAGGAGTTTTTGGCTGGCCAGCAATACATACTCGTAATAAAGCAAAAGAAGAAGCACCAAAACCTGACAATATCTTTATAGACATAGGAGCAAAAGATAAAGAAGAGGTAGAAAAAATGGGTGTACACGTAGGTTGTGTAATTACGTATCCAGACACCTTCCATATTCTTAATGACGATAAATTTGTGTGTAGAGCGATAGATAACCGCGCTGGTGGTTTTATGATTGCAGAGGTAGCGAGACTTTTACACGAGAATAAAAAGAAACTACCTTTTGGACTATACATCACAAACTCAGTACAAGAAGAGATAGGACTGCGTGGAGCACAAATGATTGCAGAACGTATAAAACCAGATGTTGCCATTGTCACAGATGTTACTCACGACACGACAACACCTATGATAGATATGAAAAAACAGGGACACGCAGAGATAGGCAAAGGCCCTGTAGTTGCTTATGCTCCTGCTGTACAGCAAAAACTACGTGACCGTATTACAGAAACTGCAGAGAAGAAAGAGATTCCTTTCCAGAGGGCTGCACTTTCTCGTGCTACGGGTACAGATACAGATGCTTTTGCTTATAGCGGTAGTGGTGTTGCCTCTGCTCTTATATCATTACCATTAAGATATATGCACACTACTGTAGAGATGGTACACCGTGAAGATGTAGAGAATGTAATAAAACTTATTTATGAAACGCTGCTTACTATAGAAGATGGTGAGACGTTTTCATATTTTGAATAA
- a CDS encoding S1-like domain-containing RNA-binding protein: MLDIGKYHIMRIDRETEPGLFLSNEAGDDVLLPNKYVPEEYKIWDELNVYVYLDHEERPVATTLKPFIELNDFGYLRCTAVNEVGAFLDWGLEKELFVPFAQQARPMKVGSWYIVYMYLDAKTNRLAATSKTMKYLSNDNVEVKKFDKVEVIISHITERGANAIVNSKHKGLIYKEDIFEDIRTGDKLEAWVKKVRPDGKIDLVLQEEGYKSIEPNAQYIFDELQANDGFMALHDKSDPVDIQNQLGLSKKSFKKAIGTLYRDRKILIKDDGIHLID; encoded by the coding sequence ATGTTAGATATAGGAAAGTACCATATAATGAGAATAGATAGAGAGACAGAGCCTGGGCTTTTTCTTTCTAATGAAGCAGGAGATGACGTCTTGTTACCCAATAAATATGTGCCAGAGGAGTATAAAATATGGGATGAACTTAACGTGTATGTTTATCTTGATCATGAAGAGAGGCCGGTAGCGACTACTCTTAAGCCTTTTATAGAGCTTAATGACTTTGGTTATTTGCGTTGTACTGCCGTAAATGAAGTAGGAGCATTTTTAGACTGGGGACTTGAAAAAGAACTGTTTGTTCCATTTGCTCAACAAGCTAGACCTATGAAAGTAGGAAGCTGGTACATTGTTTACATGTATCTAGACGCAAAAACAAACCGTCTTGCGGCTACAAGCAAAACCATGAAGTATTTATCTAACGATAATGTTGAGGTTAAGAAATTTGATAAAGTAGAGGTGATTATTTCTCACATTACAGAGCGCGGTGCAAATGCAATTGTAAATAGTAAGCATAAAGGGCTCATCTACAAGGAAGATATTTTTGAAGATATAAGAACTGGTGATAAGCTTGAAGCATGGGTGAAGAAGGTGAGACCAGATGGGAAAATAGATCTGGTCCTGCAAGAAGAAGGATACAAAAGTATAGAGCCTAATGCACAGTATATCTTTGACGAACTTCAAGCAAATGATGGATTCATGGCTTTGCATGATAAATCTGATCCAGTAGATATACAAAACCAATTAGGGTTAAGTAAAAAAAGTTTTAAAAAAGCGATTGGGACTTTGTATCGAGATCGTAAAATACTTATCAAGGATGACGGAATACATCTTATAGATTAG